A single Callithrix jacchus isolate 240 chromosome 4, calJac240_pri, whole genome shotgun sequence DNA region contains:
- the FANCE gene encoding Fanconi anemia group E protein isoform X1, with translation MATPDAGLPGAEGAESAPWAQLEAPARLLLQALQAGPDGARRGLGVLRTLSSRGGEPFDWGRLLEALCQEEPVVQGPDGRLELKPLLLRLPWICQRNLMSLLMAVQPSLPQSGLLSVLQIAQQDLAPDPDAWLRALGKLLQRDLGVGTSIEGVSPLSKKCQTQLQGLCRGLGQGGRRLKSSQAPDPEEEKNRDFEQPGKRRKESEEEPASPENRAPKRLRCWEEEEDHEEERPEHKSLESLADGEGTSPIKDQPVMGAKTGKDGSSLEDAKGLPESLELPKAIQDQLPRLQQLLKTLEERLEGLEDAPPVELQLLHECSSSQQIDLLCAQLQLPQLSDLGLLQLCTWLLALSPDLSLSNATVLTRSLFLRRILSLTSSASRLLKTALTSFCAKYTYPVCRALLDPLLQAPGTGPAQTELLCCLVKAESLEPEAQVLMLGQILELPWKEETFLVLQSLLERQVEMTPEKFNVLMEKLCKRGLAATTSMAYAKLMLTVMTKYEANITETQRLGLAMALEPNTTFLRKSLQAALKHLGP, from the exons ATGGCCACCCCGGACGCGGGACTCCCTGGGGCTGAGGGCGCGGAGTCGGCGCCCTGGGCACAGCTGGAGGCCCCTGCCCGCCTCCTGCTGCAGGCGCTGCAGGCGGGTCCCGACGGGGCGCGGCGCGGCCTGGGAGTGCTGCGGACATTGAGCAGCCGCGGCGGGGAGCCCTTTGACTGGGGCCGCTTGCTCGAGGCCCTGTGCCAGGAGGAGCCGGTCGTACAGGGGCCTGACGGCCGCCTGGAGCT GAAACCACTGTTGCTGCGATTGCCCTGGATATGCCAGAGGAACCTGATGTCCCTACTAATGGCTGTGCAGCCGTCGCTTCCTCAAAGTGGGCTCCTGTCTGTGCTGCAGATTGCCCAGCAGGACCTAGCCCCTGATCCTGATGCCTGGCTCCGTGCCCTGGGGAAATTGCTGCAAAGGGATTTGGGGGTGGGGACCTCCATAGAAGGAGTTTCTCCACTGTCCAAAAAATGCCAGACACAGCTTCAAGGTCTGTGTAGAGGGCTGGGCCAAGGGGGCAGGAGGTTGAAATCGTCCCAGGCTCCAGACcctgaagaagagaaaaacagagacttCGAGCAGCCTGGTAAACGCAGAAAGGAGTCAGAGGAAGAGCCTGCCAGTCCTGAGAACAGGGCCCCCAAAAGGTTACGGTgttgggaagaggaagaggatcaTGAGGAGGAGAGACCTGAACATAAGTCACTGGAATCCCTGGCAGATGGAGAAGGTACATCTCCTATTAAGGACCAGCCTGTCATGGGAGCTAAGACTGGCAAGGACGGTTCAAGTCTGGAGGATGCTAAGGGTCTACCTGAGAGTTTGGAGTTGCCCAAAGCTATCCAG GACCAGCTTCCCAGGCTGCAGCAGCTGCTGAAGACCTTGGAGGAG AGGTTAGAGGGGTTGGAGGATGCCCCCCCAGTTGAGCTACAGCTTCTCCATGAATGTAGTTCCAGCCAG CAGATAGACTTGCTGTGTGCCCAACTGCAGCTCCCCCAGCTCTCAGACCTGGGTCTCCTGCAGCTCTGCACCTGGCTACTGGCCCTTTCACCTGATCTCAGCCTCAGCAATGCTACTGTGCTGACCAGAAGCCTCTTTCTCAGACGG ATCCTCTCCTTGACTTCCTCCGCCTCCCGCCTACTTAAAACTGCCCTGACCTCCTTCTGTGCCAAATATACCTATCCTGTCTGCAGAGCCCTCCTTGACCCCCTGCTCCAGGCCCCAGGCACAG GTCCTGCTCAAACAGAGTTACTGTGTTGCCTTGTGAAGGCGGAGTCCCTAGAGCCAGAAGCACAGGTTCTAATGCTGGG ACAGATCTTGGAGCTGCCCTGGAAGGAGGAAACTTTCTTGGTGTTGCAGTCACTCCTAGAGCGGCAG GTGGAAATGACCCCTGAGAAGTTCAATGTCTTGATGGAGAAGCTCTGTAAAAGGGGGCTGGCAGCCACCACCTCCATGGCCTATGCCAAGCTCATGCTGACAGTGATGACCAAGTACGAGGCTAAT ATCACTGAGACTCAGAGGCTGGGCCTGGCTATGGCCCTAGAACCTAACACGACCTTCCTGAGGAAATCCCTGCAGGCCGCCTTGAAACATCTGGGTCCCTGA
- the FANCE gene encoding Fanconi anemia group E protein isoform X2, whose product MATPDAGLPGAEGAESAPWAQLEAPARLLLQALQAGPDGARRGLGVLRTLSSRGGEPFDWGRLLEALCQEEPVVQGPDGRLELKPLLLRLPWICQRNLMSLLMAVQPSLPQSGLLSVLQIAQQDLAPDPDAWLRALGKLLQRDLGVGTSIEGVSPLSKKCQTQLQGLCRGLGQGGRRLKSSQAPDPEEEKNRDFEQPGKRRKESEEEPASPENRAPKRLRCWEEEEDHEEERPEHKSLESLADGEGTSPIKDQPVMGAKTGKDGSSLEDAKGLPESLELPKAIQDQLPRLQQLLKTLEERLEGLEDAPPVELQLLHECSSSQIDLLCAQLQLPQLSDLGLLQLCTWLLALSPDLSLSNATVLTRSLFLRRILSLTSSASRLLKTALTSFCAKYTYPVCRALLDPLLQAPGTGPAQTELLCCLVKAESLEPEAQVLMLGQILELPWKEETFLVLQSLLERQVEMTPEKFNVLMEKLCKRGLAATTSMAYAKLMLTVMTKYEANITETQRLGLAMALEPNTTFLRKSLQAALKHLGP is encoded by the exons ATGGCCACCCCGGACGCGGGACTCCCTGGGGCTGAGGGCGCGGAGTCGGCGCCCTGGGCACAGCTGGAGGCCCCTGCCCGCCTCCTGCTGCAGGCGCTGCAGGCGGGTCCCGACGGGGCGCGGCGCGGCCTGGGAGTGCTGCGGACATTGAGCAGCCGCGGCGGGGAGCCCTTTGACTGGGGCCGCTTGCTCGAGGCCCTGTGCCAGGAGGAGCCGGTCGTACAGGGGCCTGACGGCCGCCTGGAGCT GAAACCACTGTTGCTGCGATTGCCCTGGATATGCCAGAGGAACCTGATGTCCCTACTAATGGCTGTGCAGCCGTCGCTTCCTCAAAGTGGGCTCCTGTCTGTGCTGCAGATTGCCCAGCAGGACCTAGCCCCTGATCCTGATGCCTGGCTCCGTGCCCTGGGGAAATTGCTGCAAAGGGATTTGGGGGTGGGGACCTCCATAGAAGGAGTTTCTCCACTGTCCAAAAAATGCCAGACACAGCTTCAAGGTCTGTGTAGAGGGCTGGGCCAAGGGGGCAGGAGGTTGAAATCGTCCCAGGCTCCAGACcctgaagaagagaaaaacagagacttCGAGCAGCCTGGTAAACGCAGAAAGGAGTCAGAGGAAGAGCCTGCCAGTCCTGAGAACAGGGCCCCCAAAAGGTTACGGTgttgggaagaggaagaggatcaTGAGGAGGAGAGACCTGAACATAAGTCACTGGAATCCCTGGCAGATGGAGAAGGTACATCTCCTATTAAGGACCAGCCTGTCATGGGAGCTAAGACTGGCAAGGACGGTTCAAGTCTGGAGGATGCTAAGGGTCTACCTGAGAGTTTGGAGTTGCCCAAAGCTATCCAG GACCAGCTTCCCAGGCTGCAGCAGCTGCTGAAGACCTTGGAGGAG AGGTTAGAGGGGTTGGAGGATGCCCCCCCAGTTGAGCTACAGCTTCTCCATGAATGTAGTTCCAGCCAG ATAGACTTGCTGTGTGCCCAACTGCAGCTCCCCCAGCTCTCAGACCTGGGTCTCCTGCAGCTCTGCACCTGGCTACTGGCCCTTTCACCTGATCTCAGCCTCAGCAATGCTACTGTGCTGACCAGAAGCCTCTTTCTCAGACGG ATCCTCTCCTTGACTTCCTCCGCCTCCCGCCTACTTAAAACTGCCCTGACCTCCTTCTGTGCCAAATATACCTATCCTGTCTGCAGAGCCCTCCTTGACCCCCTGCTCCAGGCCCCAGGCACAG GTCCTGCTCAAACAGAGTTACTGTGTTGCCTTGTGAAGGCGGAGTCCCTAGAGCCAGAAGCACAGGTTCTAATGCTGGG ACAGATCTTGGAGCTGCCCTGGAAGGAGGAAACTTTCTTGGTGTTGCAGTCACTCCTAGAGCGGCAG GTGGAAATGACCCCTGAGAAGTTCAATGTCTTGATGGAGAAGCTCTGTAAAAGGGGGCTGGCAGCCACCACCTCCATGGCCTATGCCAAGCTCATGCTGACAGTGATGACCAAGTACGAGGCTAAT ATCACTGAGACTCAGAGGCTGGGCCTGGCTATGGCCCTAGAACCTAACACGACCTTCCTGAGGAAATCCCTGCAGGCCGCCTTGAAACATCTGGGTCCCTGA
- the FANCE gene encoding Fanconi anemia group E protein isoform X3, whose amino-acid sequence MATPDAGLPGAEGAESAPWAQLEAPARLLLQALQAGPDGARRGLGVLRTLSSRGGEPFDWGRLLEALCQEEPVVQGPDGRLELKPLLLRLPWICQRNLMSLLMAVQPSLPQSGLLSVLQIAQQDLAPDPDAWLRALGKLLQRDLGVGTSIEGVSPLSKKCQTQLQGLCRGLGQGGRRLKSSQAPDPEEEKNRDFEQPGKRRKESEEEPASPENRAPKRLRCWEEEEDHEEERPEHKSLESLADGEGTSPIKDQPVMGAKTGKDGSSLEDAKGLPESLELPKAIQDQLPRLQQLLKTLEERLEGLEDAPPVELQLLHECSSSQLPQLSDLGLLQLCTWLLALSPDLSLSNATVLTRSLFLRRILSLTSSASRLLKTALTSFCAKYTYPVCRALLDPLLQAPGTGPAQTELLCCLVKAESLEPEAQVLMLGQILELPWKEETFLVLQSLLERQVEMTPEKFNVLMEKLCKRGLAATTSMAYAKLMLTVMTKYEANITETQRLGLAMALEPNTTFLRKSLQAALKHLGP is encoded by the exons ATGGCCACCCCGGACGCGGGACTCCCTGGGGCTGAGGGCGCGGAGTCGGCGCCCTGGGCACAGCTGGAGGCCCCTGCCCGCCTCCTGCTGCAGGCGCTGCAGGCGGGTCCCGACGGGGCGCGGCGCGGCCTGGGAGTGCTGCGGACATTGAGCAGCCGCGGCGGGGAGCCCTTTGACTGGGGCCGCTTGCTCGAGGCCCTGTGCCAGGAGGAGCCGGTCGTACAGGGGCCTGACGGCCGCCTGGAGCT GAAACCACTGTTGCTGCGATTGCCCTGGATATGCCAGAGGAACCTGATGTCCCTACTAATGGCTGTGCAGCCGTCGCTTCCTCAAAGTGGGCTCCTGTCTGTGCTGCAGATTGCCCAGCAGGACCTAGCCCCTGATCCTGATGCCTGGCTCCGTGCCCTGGGGAAATTGCTGCAAAGGGATTTGGGGGTGGGGACCTCCATAGAAGGAGTTTCTCCACTGTCCAAAAAATGCCAGACACAGCTTCAAGGTCTGTGTAGAGGGCTGGGCCAAGGGGGCAGGAGGTTGAAATCGTCCCAGGCTCCAGACcctgaagaagagaaaaacagagacttCGAGCAGCCTGGTAAACGCAGAAAGGAGTCAGAGGAAGAGCCTGCCAGTCCTGAGAACAGGGCCCCCAAAAGGTTACGGTgttgggaagaggaagaggatcaTGAGGAGGAGAGACCTGAACATAAGTCACTGGAATCCCTGGCAGATGGAGAAGGTACATCTCCTATTAAGGACCAGCCTGTCATGGGAGCTAAGACTGGCAAGGACGGTTCAAGTCTGGAGGATGCTAAGGGTCTACCTGAGAGTTTGGAGTTGCCCAAAGCTATCCAG GACCAGCTTCCCAGGCTGCAGCAGCTGCTGAAGACCTTGGAGGAG AGGTTAGAGGGGTTGGAGGATGCCCCCCCAGTTGAGCTACAGCTTCTCCATGAATGTAGTTCCAGCCAG CTCCCCCAGCTCTCAGACCTGGGTCTCCTGCAGCTCTGCACCTGGCTACTGGCCCTTTCACCTGATCTCAGCCTCAGCAATGCTACTGTGCTGACCAGAAGCCTCTTTCTCAGACGG ATCCTCTCCTTGACTTCCTCCGCCTCCCGCCTACTTAAAACTGCCCTGACCTCCTTCTGTGCCAAATATACCTATCCTGTCTGCAGAGCCCTCCTTGACCCCCTGCTCCAGGCCCCAGGCACAG GTCCTGCTCAAACAGAGTTACTGTGTTGCCTTGTGAAGGCGGAGTCCCTAGAGCCAGAAGCACAGGTTCTAATGCTGGG ACAGATCTTGGAGCTGCCCTGGAAGGAGGAAACTTTCTTGGTGTTGCAGTCACTCCTAGAGCGGCAG GTGGAAATGACCCCTGAGAAGTTCAATGTCTTGATGGAGAAGCTCTGTAAAAGGGGGCTGGCAGCCACCACCTCCATGGCCTATGCCAAGCTCATGCTGACAGTGATGACCAAGTACGAGGCTAAT ATCACTGAGACTCAGAGGCTGGGCCTGGCTATGGCCCTAGAACCTAACACGACCTTCCTGAGGAAATCCCTGCAGGCCGCCTTGAAACATCTGGGTCCCTGA
- the FANCE gene encoding Fanconi anemia group E protein isoform X4, producing MATPDAGLPGAEGAESAPWAQLEAPARLLLQALQAGPDGARRGLGVLRTLSSRGGEPFDWGRLLEALCQEEPVVQGPDGRLELKPLLLRLPWICQRNLMSLLMAVQPSLPQSGLLSVLQIAQQDLAPDPDAWLRALGKLLQRDLGVGTSIEGVSPLSKKCQTQLQGLCRGLGQGGRRLKSSQAPDPEEEKNRDFEQPGKRRKESEEEPASPENRAPKRLRCWEEEEDHEEERPEHKSLESLADGEGTSPIKDQPVMGAKTGKDGSSLEDAKGLPESLELPKAIQDQLPRLQQLLKTLEERLEGLEDAPPVELQLLHECSSSQLCTWLLALSPDLSLSNATVLTRSLFLRRILSLTSSASRLLKTALTSFCAKYTYPVCRALLDPLLQAPGTGPAQTELLCCLVKAESLEPEAQVLMLGQILELPWKEETFLVLQSLLERQVEMTPEKFNVLMEKLCKRGLAATTSMAYAKLMLTVMTKYEANITETQRLGLAMALEPNTTFLRKSLQAALKHLGP from the exons ATGGCCACCCCGGACGCGGGACTCCCTGGGGCTGAGGGCGCGGAGTCGGCGCCCTGGGCACAGCTGGAGGCCCCTGCCCGCCTCCTGCTGCAGGCGCTGCAGGCGGGTCCCGACGGGGCGCGGCGCGGCCTGGGAGTGCTGCGGACATTGAGCAGCCGCGGCGGGGAGCCCTTTGACTGGGGCCGCTTGCTCGAGGCCCTGTGCCAGGAGGAGCCGGTCGTACAGGGGCCTGACGGCCGCCTGGAGCT GAAACCACTGTTGCTGCGATTGCCCTGGATATGCCAGAGGAACCTGATGTCCCTACTAATGGCTGTGCAGCCGTCGCTTCCTCAAAGTGGGCTCCTGTCTGTGCTGCAGATTGCCCAGCAGGACCTAGCCCCTGATCCTGATGCCTGGCTCCGTGCCCTGGGGAAATTGCTGCAAAGGGATTTGGGGGTGGGGACCTCCATAGAAGGAGTTTCTCCACTGTCCAAAAAATGCCAGACACAGCTTCAAGGTCTGTGTAGAGGGCTGGGCCAAGGGGGCAGGAGGTTGAAATCGTCCCAGGCTCCAGACcctgaagaagagaaaaacagagacttCGAGCAGCCTGGTAAACGCAGAAAGGAGTCAGAGGAAGAGCCTGCCAGTCCTGAGAACAGGGCCCCCAAAAGGTTACGGTgttgggaagaggaagaggatcaTGAGGAGGAGAGACCTGAACATAAGTCACTGGAATCCCTGGCAGATGGAGAAGGTACATCTCCTATTAAGGACCAGCCTGTCATGGGAGCTAAGACTGGCAAGGACGGTTCAAGTCTGGAGGATGCTAAGGGTCTACCTGAGAGTTTGGAGTTGCCCAAAGCTATCCAG GACCAGCTTCCCAGGCTGCAGCAGCTGCTGAAGACCTTGGAGGAG AGGTTAGAGGGGTTGGAGGATGCCCCCCCAGTTGAGCTACAGCTTCTCCATGAATGTAGTTCCAGCCAG CTCTGCACCTGGCTACTGGCCCTTTCACCTGATCTCAGCCTCAGCAATGCTACTGTGCTGACCAGAAGCCTCTTTCTCAGACGG ATCCTCTCCTTGACTTCCTCCGCCTCCCGCCTACTTAAAACTGCCCTGACCTCCTTCTGTGCCAAATATACCTATCCTGTCTGCAGAGCCCTCCTTGACCCCCTGCTCCAGGCCCCAGGCACAG GTCCTGCTCAAACAGAGTTACTGTGTTGCCTTGTGAAGGCGGAGTCCCTAGAGCCAGAAGCACAGGTTCTAATGCTGGG ACAGATCTTGGAGCTGCCCTGGAAGGAGGAAACTTTCTTGGTGTTGCAGTCACTCCTAGAGCGGCAG GTGGAAATGACCCCTGAGAAGTTCAATGTCTTGATGGAGAAGCTCTGTAAAAGGGGGCTGGCAGCCACCACCTCCATGGCCTATGCCAAGCTCATGCTGACAGTGATGACCAAGTACGAGGCTAAT ATCACTGAGACTCAGAGGCTGGGCCTGGCTATGGCCCTAGAACCTAACACGACCTTCCTGAGGAAATCCCTGCAGGCCGCCTTGAAACATCTGGGTCCCTGA
- the FANCE gene encoding Fanconi anemia group E protein isoform X5 produces the protein MSLLMAVQPSLPQSGLLSVLQIAQQDLAPDPDAWLRALGKLLQRDLGVGTSIEGVSPLSKKCQTQLQGLCRGLGQGGRRLKSSQAPDPEEEKNRDFEQPGKRRKESEEEPASPENRAPKRLRCWEEEEDHEEERPEHKSLESLADGEGTSPIKDQPVMGAKTGKDGSSLEDAKGLPESLELPKAIQDQLPRLQQLLKTLEERLEGLEDAPPVELQLLHECSSSQQIDLLCAQLQLPQLSDLGLLQLCTWLLALSPDLSLSNATVLTRSLFLRRILSLTSSASRLLKTALTSFCAKYTYPVCRALLDPLLQAPGTGPAQTELLCCLVKAESLEPEAQVLMLGQILELPWKEETFLVLQSLLERQVEMTPEKFNVLMEKLCKRGLAATTSMAYAKLMLTVMTKYEANITETQRLGLAMALEPNTTFLRKSLQAALKHLGP, from the exons ATGTCCCTACTAATGGCTGTGCAGCCGTCGCTTCCTCAAAGTGGGCTCCTGTCTGTGCTGCAGATTGCCCAGCAGGACCTAGCCCCTGATCCTGATGCCTGGCTCCGTGCCCTGGGGAAATTGCTGCAAAGGGATTTGGGGGTGGGGACCTCCATAGAAGGAGTTTCTCCACTGTCCAAAAAATGCCAGACACAGCTTCAAGGTCTGTGTAGAGGGCTGGGCCAAGGGGGCAGGAGGTTGAAATCGTCCCAGGCTCCAGACcctgaagaagagaaaaacagagacttCGAGCAGCCTGGTAAACGCAGAAAGGAGTCAGAGGAAGAGCCTGCCAGTCCTGAGAACAGGGCCCCCAAAAGGTTACGGTgttgggaagaggaagaggatcaTGAGGAGGAGAGACCTGAACATAAGTCACTGGAATCCCTGGCAGATGGAGAAGGTACATCTCCTATTAAGGACCAGCCTGTCATGGGAGCTAAGACTGGCAAGGACGGTTCAAGTCTGGAGGATGCTAAGGGTCTACCTGAGAGTTTGGAGTTGCCCAAAGCTATCCAG GACCAGCTTCCCAGGCTGCAGCAGCTGCTGAAGACCTTGGAGGAG AGGTTAGAGGGGTTGGAGGATGCCCCCCCAGTTGAGCTACAGCTTCTCCATGAATGTAGTTCCAGCCAG CAGATAGACTTGCTGTGTGCCCAACTGCAGCTCCCCCAGCTCTCAGACCTGGGTCTCCTGCAGCTCTGCACCTGGCTACTGGCCCTTTCACCTGATCTCAGCCTCAGCAATGCTACTGTGCTGACCAGAAGCCTCTTTCTCAGACGG ATCCTCTCCTTGACTTCCTCCGCCTCCCGCCTACTTAAAACTGCCCTGACCTCCTTCTGTGCCAAATATACCTATCCTGTCTGCAGAGCCCTCCTTGACCCCCTGCTCCAGGCCCCAGGCACAG GTCCTGCTCAAACAGAGTTACTGTGTTGCCTTGTGAAGGCGGAGTCCCTAGAGCCAGAAGCACAGGTTCTAATGCTGGG ACAGATCTTGGAGCTGCCCTGGAAGGAGGAAACTTTCTTGGTGTTGCAGTCACTCCTAGAGCGGCAG GTGGAAATGACCCCTGAGAAGTTCAATGTCTTGATGGAGAAGCTCTGTAAAAGGGGGCTGGCAGCCACCACCTCCATGGCCTATGCCAAGCTCATGCTGACAGTGATGACCAAGTACGAGGCTAAT ATCACTGAGACTCAGAGGCTGGGCCTGGCTATGGCCCTAGAACCTAACACGACCTTCCTGAGGAAATCCCTGCAGGCCGCCTTGAAACATCTGGGTCCCTGA
- the RPL10A gene encoding large ribosomal subunit protein uL1 has product MSSKVSRDTLYEAVREVLHGNQRKRRKFLETVELQISLKNYDPQKDKRFSGTVRLKSTPRPKFSVCVLGDQQHCDEAKAVDIPHMDIEALKKLNKNKKLVKKLAKKYDAFLASESLIKQIPRILGPGLNKAGKFPSLLTHNENMVAKVDEVKSTIKFQMKKVLCLAVAVGHVKMTDDELVYNIHLAVNFLVSLLKKNWQNVRALYIKSTMGKPQRLY; this is encoded by the exons ATGAG CAGCAAAGTCTCTCGCGACACCCTGTACGAGGCGGTGCGGGAAGTCCTGCACGGGAACCAGCGCAAGCGCCGCAA GTTCCTGGAGACGGTGGAGTTGCAGATCAGTTTGAAGAACTATGACCCCCAGAAGGACAAGCGTTTCTCGGGCACCGTCAG GCTTAAGTCCACTCCTCGCCCCAAGTTCTCCGTATGTGTCCTGGGGGACCAGCAGCACTGTGACGAGGCCAAGGCCGTGGATATCCCCCACATGGACATCGAGGCGCTGAAAAAACTCAACAAGAATAAAAAACTGGTCAAGAAGCTGG CCAAGAAGTATGATGCATTTTTGGCCTCAGAGTCTCTGATCAAGCAGATTCCACGAATCCTCGGCCCAGGCCTAAATAAGGCAGGAAAGTTCCCCTCCCTGCTCACACACAATGAAAACATGGTGGCCAAAGTGGATGAGGTGAAGTCCACGATCAAGTTCCAAATGAAGAAG GTGTTATGTCTGGCTGTGGCTGTTGGTCACGTGAAGATGACAGATGATGAGCTTGTGTATAACATTCACCTGGCTGTCAATTTCTTGGTGTCATTGCTCAAGAAAAACTGGCAGAATGTCCGGGCCTTATATATCAAGAGCACCATGGGCAAGCCCCAGCGCCTATATTAA